Proteins found in one Exiguobacterium sp. Helios genomic segment:
- a CDS encoding DUF4411 family protein: MIKYFLDTNIIRDLSTRSKDTASRLRRMQCKSFWEKIMDDLNSLIYLSDEVQIELKVQLSAMHFKETEITSIRNAISDCIISTSTLSSQKETSLRLMSAYLKNEYGSKIRKETGFSCEYLQVSDARILYTAFEEDGVLVTRNIKDFLIYLLFFDHYETVLYDISQGAYINFSQSLYNEIQADSKISDFLSEIID, translated from the coding sequence ATGATTAAATATTTTCTGGATACAAACATTATTCGTGATTTAAGTACACGTTCTAAAGACACAGCTTCTCGATTAAGAAGAATGCAATGCAAGAGTTTTTGGGAAAAAATAATGGATGATTTAAACTCTCTTATTTATTTATCTGATGAAGTTCAAATTGAGCTAAAAGTTCAGCTATCTGCTATGCATTTTAAAGAAACAGAAATTACAAGTATTAGAAATGCAATTTCAGATTGTATAATTTCTACTAGTACTCTTTCTTCGCAAAAAGAAACTTCACTTCGTTTGATGAGTGCTTATTTAAAAAATGAGTACGGCTCTAAGATAAGAAAAGAAACAGGATTTAGTTGTGAGTACTTGCAAGTTTCCGATGCTAGAATTTTATATACGGCATTTGAAGAAGATGGTGTGCTTGTAACTAGAAATATCAAAGATTTTTTAATCTATTTATTGTTTTTTGATCATTATGAAACTGTTTTATATGATATATCTCAAGGTGCTTATATAAATTTTTCACAATCACTTTATAATGAAATTCAAGCCGATTCTAAAATTTCCGATTTTTTATCTGAAATTATTGATTGA
- a CDS encoding helix-turn-helix domain-containing protein encodes MLKDKIQNIIGSDLQIDKIEESSEFKSESLKEYASILRAINVLIEHEKVLKSESPELSEEAYKLIVTKYTIPSNAFDVLPKYLTVNEVSTLLSITPQMVRRKCQAKEINAYRTLNNKGKWRIPTEQFVDHPELETLIINYKKRRRSTEKTVSTLDSYFTNLGTSENND; translated from the coding sequence ATGCTAAAAGATAAAATTCAGAACATCATAGGGAGTGATCTCCAAATTGATAAGATTGAAGAATCTAGTGAATTTAAAAGCGAATCCCTTAAAGAGTACGCATCTATTCTTAGAGCTATTAATGTGTTGATAGAACATGAAAAAGTACTGAAATCCGAATCTCCAGAGTTGTCCGAAGAGGCCTATAAATTAATTGTTACCAAATATACAATTCCAAGCAATGCTTTTGATGTACTTCCAAAATATCTTACTGTAAATGAAGTTAGTACTCTATTATCAATCACTCCACAAATGGTTAGACGCAAATGCCAAGCAAAAGAAATAAATGCGTATCGAACGCTTAATAATAAAGGAAAATGGCGTATTCCTACTGAACAATTTGTTGATCATCCTGAACTTGAGACACTAATTATTAACTATAAAAAAAGACGACGTTCTACAGAGAAAACTGTATCCACGCTAGATAGTTATTTTACTAATTTAGGAACTTCAGAGAATAATGATTAA
- a CDS encoding tyrosine-type recombinase/integrase — MENDTRGLVPREEAALAFADSRQKLLAVLEDDHLNMEALSDLEIFELFWATELFPIYSQKSPHTKRAYKQDLDYILRFFVTKTQGVKQLTILNLHEYLKDVHDQYAPRTVKRRNAMLRRFLRFLHINDYHARDLSLQVKDQMKPEPLRREIDFDEMEEIALAFRHTVKQKKNRELLQLRNETMGYLLLTTGMRASELLALQFNQVHETSYMNYLEIKGKRDKWRRIPLSKKSLYLINRLKTLMQIEDINNPHICFNLQSKNDSISYEALRLIAQSASIRLTSQVNSPHWYRRSFITKLLAEGVSLFEVMNLSGHESISTTNNYLQTLKEKTNINLPFE; from the coding sequence ATGGAGAACGACACACGAGGATTGGTGCCGAGGGAAGAGGCGGCGCTGGCGTTCGCGGACAGCCGGCAGAAGCTGCTGGCCGTGCTCGAGGACGACCACCTGAACATGGAGGCCCTGAGCGACCTCGAAATCTTCGAGCTGTTCTGGGCGACGGAGCTGTTCCCGATCTATAGCCAGAAGAGCCCGCATACGAAGCGGGCCTACAAGCAGGACCTCGACTACATCCTGCGCTTCTTCGTGACGAAGACCCAGGGCGTCAAGCAGCTGACAATCCTCAACCTGCATGAGTACCTTAAGGACGTCCATGACCAGTACGCGCCACGGACCGTCAAGCGGCGCAATGCCATGCTGCGACGCTTCCTACGCTTCCTGCACATAAACGACTACCACGCGCGCGACCTGTCGTTGCAGGTGAAGGACCAGATGAAGCCGGAGCCGCTCCGGCGCGAGATTGACTTCGACGAGATGGAGGAAATAGCCCTCGCCTTCCGCCATACGGTGAAGCAGAAAAAGAACCGCGAGCTGTTGCAGCTGCGGAACGAGACGATGGGGTATCTATTGTTGACTACTGGAATGCGAGCTAGTGAATTACTCGCACTGCAGTTCAATCAGGTTCATGAAACATCATATATGAACTATTTAGAGATTAAAGGAAAGCGCGATAAATGGAGGCGTATCCCTTTATCAAAAAAATCGCTTTATCTAATCAATCGACTAAAAACGTTAATGCAAATTGAAGATATCAATAACCCTCATATATGTTTTAATCTTCAATCAAAAAATGACTCTATTTCATATGAAGCATTGAGATTGATCGCACAGTCTGCATCGATTCGACTTACATCTCAAGTCAATTCACCACATTGGTATAGACGCTCATTTATTACTAAACTACTAGCCGAAGGAGTGTCACTATTCGAAGTTATGAATCTTTCTGGACACGAGTCTATCTCTACAACCAATAATTATTTGCAAACATTAAAAGAAAAGACGAATATAAATCTTCCTTTTGAATAA